In one window of Halomarina pelagica DNA:
- a CDS encoding MarR family transcriptional regulator gives MLTKAGLAVIDALSTGRDATAAELATDTGYSQIHLYDVLDELLEAGLLVERRGPNNQRQVHVADHSVVEAYRSLQAELGHVEWADLLSPATLRVCWYLDEPRSVSEIAARLDITRQGVHKALSPLKHRAMLSPSGPEYALSEDLSPLLAFAHAVVRHEHRSRVRALAPSSTVEWCDPKRALVRVQTATDTDALESASDWQLTGLARFAAYGLQFFLAGEPAFWYAPNEELTPAEVVCHTLVLDSGSRRVSYAMLLIEKLDIDQETLTETATWYDLESAVAAMYRPLEGEFDASEESPVILPSEAEFTALKEQYEVS, from the coding sequence ATGCTCACCAAGGCCGGACTCGCCGTCATTGACGCATTGAGTACCGGCCGGGACGCGACGGCAGCTGAGCTCGCGACGGACACTGGGTATTCGCAGATACACCTCTACGACGTCCTCGATGAGTTGCTGGAAGCAGGGCTTCTCGTCGAACGCCGTGGTCCCAACAACCAGCGGCAGGTCCATGTCGCGGATCACTCGGTCGTCGAAGCGTACCGGAGCCTCCAGGCGGAACTCGGCCACGTCGAGTGGGCCGACCTCCTCTCGCCGGCCACGCTCCGGGTGTGCTGGTATCTCGACGAGCCCCGTTCGGTGTCCGAGATCGCAGCGCGACTCGACATTACTCGGCAGGGCGTTCACAAGGCCCTGTCGCCGCTTAAGCATCGGGCGATGTTGTCCCCGTCCGGCCCGGAGTACGCGTTGAGTGAGGACCTCTCCCCGCTGTTGGCGTTCGCGCACGCTGTCGTGCGACACGAACACCGGTCGCGAGTCCGGGCACTCGCGCCGAGTTCGACCGTCGAATGGTGTGATCCGAAGCGGGCACTCGTCCGCGTCCAGACAGCCACGGATACGGATGCACTCGAGTCCGCCTCCGACTGGCAACTGACCGGACTCGCTCGGTTTGCAGCGTACGGCCTGCAGTTCTTCCTCGCCGGCGAACCCGCGTTCTGGTATGCCCCCAACGAGGAACTCACACCTGCCGAGGTGGTGTGCCACACGCTCGTCCTCGATAGCGGGTCCCGCCGCGTCAGTTATGCAATGCTCTTGATCGAGAAGCTGGACATCGACCAGGAGACGCTGACGGAGACTGCAACGTGGTACGATTTGGAATCTGCAGTAGCTGCGATGTATCGGCCACTTGAGGGAGAGTTCGACGCCTCGGAGGAATCCCCTGTCATCCTCCCGAGTGAAGCAGAATTTACGGCGCTCAAAGAGCAGTACGAAGTTTCATGA
- a CDS encoding DUF7568 family protein, with amino-acid sequence MTNWTRESRTPSLAYRNTETGARTTLHRVPDSYRYKWRAAILVDGYPVWSRGFETKQETVFRDALRDRPTPKLGCPECPNDDVLVGEKAADGANVQRWFNCPDCGYEAPSRIVYSAEQ; translated from the coding sequence ATCACCAACTGGACACGGGAGAGTCGCACCCCGTCGCTCGCGTATCGAAACACCGAGACTGGAGCCCGAACCACTCTCCATCGTGTACCGGACTCATACCGGTACAAGTGGCGGGCAGCAATCCTCGTCGACGGCTACCCGGTCTGGTCGCGTGGTTTCGAGACGAAGCAGGAGACAGTATTTCGGGACGCACTTCGAGACAGACCAACCCCCAAATTGGGCTGTCCTGAGTGCCCGAATGACGACGTTCTCGTCGGCGAGAAGGCAGCTGATGGGGCGAACGTGCAGCGATGGTTCAACTGCCCCGACTGTGGCTACGAAGCGCCCTCGCGCATCGTCTACAGCGCCGAGCAGTGA
- the tnpC gene encoding IS66 family transposase, which translates to MNGDDLTKEELLSRFLQLEQRVEELEQELTQKNKRIEEQNEQIEELEARLRKYENPHTPPSKRRSATPRSPTSDSDEDDDNVRTDGGTPGRNDGHDPEWRTVSDPDEEVEVTCDCCPECGEDLDESVGVSPRLVEEIPDPQPPVVTRYNRHCYECESCGTATVASHPDCPDEGQFGVNVIAQAALSRYEQRLPYRKIADRFEQLCGLELSGASAWHATERAARGAAIQKIRRHIQDADVVHVDETGVKRDGDQAWIWTFRTAEHTLYAVRESRGHDVPAEVLGEDFAGTVVCDGWTAYPAFTSNLQRCWAHLLREAEDVADDHKKGERIHRSLRQMYVGLQAWLETDPTVRERAQMHRSARAELTSLVERSETDGAVATLLGKIEGGLDHWLTFVGEPAVSPTNNAAENALREPVVLRKIIGTLRNDHGMFVHETLLSLLATWRQQGRNPYEELKRVARDNEMISRAQAVPVVEPSG; encoded by the coding sequence GTGAACGGGGACGATCTCACCAAGGAGGAACTGCTTTCTCGCTTTCTTCAACTTGAGCAGCGGGTCGAAGAACTCGAACAGGAACTCACTCAGAAGAACAAGCGGATCGAAGAACAGAACGAGCAGATCGAGGAACTCGAAGCACGGCTTCGCAAGTACGAAAATCCACACACCCCGCCCAGCAAACGACGGTCGGCGACCCCTCGGTCGCCGACCTCGGACAGTGACGAGGACGACGATAACGTCCGTACTGACGGCGGAACACCGGGTCGGAACGACGGACACGATCCAGAGTGGCGAACAGTGTCTGATCCCGATGAGGAAGTTGAGGTCACCTGCGACTGCTGTCCAGAGTGTGGTGAGGATCTCGACGAGTCGGTGGGCGTCAGCCCCCGACTCGTCGAAGAGATTCCCGATCCACAGCCGCCTGTCGTCACCCGGTACAACCGTCACTGCTACGAGTGTGAGTCCTGTGGAACCGCAACTGTTGCCTCACACCCCGACTGCCCCGATGAGGGGCAGTTCGGGGTGAACGTCATCGCACAGGCCGCACTCTCCCGGTACGAGCAGCGACTTCCCTACCGGAAGATCGCTGATCGCTTCGAGCAGCTCTGTGGGTTGGAGCTTTCGGGCGCGTCCGCGTGGCACGCGACCGAGCGCGCTGCGCGCGGCGCTGCGATACAAAAAATCCGTCGCCACATCCAGGACGCTGATGTCGTCCACGTCGACGAAACCGGCGTCAAACGTGACGGTGACCAAGCGTGGATCTGGACGTTCAGGACGGCCGAGCACACGCTGTACGCCGTCAGAGAGAGCCGTGGTCATGATGTTCCCGCGGAAGTCCTCGGTGAGGACTTCGCGGGAACGGTCGTTTGTGACGGCTGGACGGCGTATCCGGCCTTCACCAGCAACCTCCAGCGGTGTTGGGCCCACTTGCTCCGTGAGGCCGAAGACGTCGCCGACGACCACAAGAAGGGAGAGCGGATTCACCGATCTCTCAGGCAGATGTACGTCGGTCTCCAGGCGTGGCTGGAGACCGACCCAACAGTCCGTGAACGGGCACAGATGCATCGGTCTGCCCGGGCCGAACTCACCTCGCTCGTTGAGCGGTCAGAGACCGACGGAGCAGTGGCAACACTGCTCGGGAAGATCGAAGGTGGGCTCGACCACTGGCTCACCTTCGTCGGTGAGCCAGCGGTCTCACCGACGAACAATGCTGCCGAGAACGCGCTTCGTGAGCCGGTCGTTCTCCGGAAAATCATCGGGACGCTCCGTAACGACCATGGAATGTTCGTCCACGAGACGTTGCTGTCCCTGCTGGCGACGTGGCGCCAGCAGGGACGCAACCCCTACGAGGAACTCAAGCGAGTTGCCCGAGACAACGAGATGATTTCACGGGCGCAAGCTGTGCCGGTTGTCGAGCCCTCGGGGTAA